The nucleotide sequence TGCCGCTGCACTGGAGCGGCGAGCCGTTCGGCTACCGGGGCCGCCACTTCGAGGCCCGCGACGTCGTCGCCCGGCCGCGCCCGGTGCAGGACCCCATCCCGATCTGGATCGGCGGCAACTCCATGCTGAGCCGCCGCCGCGTGGCCGAACGCGCCCAGGGCTGGATGCCCATGATCGGCTCGTCCCGGCTCAGCACGGCCACCCGGACCGCGACGATCGGCTCGGTGGCCGAACTCGCGGGCCTGATCACCGAGGTCCGGGACGCGGCGGCGGCGGCCGGTCGCACGGACACGATCGACGTGCAGTGCGCCTACCGCGACCAGTCCGTCCACACCCCCACCGCCGAGCCCGACCGCCACCGCGAGGCCTTGGCCGGCATGGAGAAGGCCGGCGTCACCGCTGTCGTGATCTCGAAACCCACCCGAAGCCCCGCCGCCACCTTCGAGTTCCTGGAGGCGTTCGGCGCGACCTACCTGTCCTGACCCCGGGACGGCCGACGTCGGGGCCCGGCTACCCGGCTCCGAGGAGGAAGTATGAACGTCGACGACACGAACCATGGGAGCACTCGCATGCCCTTCTCGGCAGCCGACCGACCCCGCCTGGCCACTCCCGCGCAGCAGGACGCGGAGCGGACGCTGCTGCGCCTGCTCCGCGACCCCGAACTCCAGCGCGTCAAGACCTCGATCCGGGACGGCCTGGCGGCCACCCCCCGCGGCCGGACGGCGTCCGGCGCGGCGACGCTGGACCACGCCGTGGACCTGTGGACGAACTCCCTGGTGATGGCCGAGATTTCCATTCACCAGCCGGTCCCGGCGTTCACGTGGGGCACCGACAACACACCCCGCACCTGGCTCGGCCACACCCTGCCGGGCGTCGGGACGTCCGGCGACAATCCGGACGCGTTCTACCGCCTCGCGGTGATCGACGGCACGCAACGGTACGAGGTGCTGGGCCGCTTCGACCCGGCCCGGCGCCCGGCGCAGGTGACACTCGAACTGCACAAGGGCGCCAAGGTCACGCCGCCGCCGATGGACGGCAACTTCTCGGACCTGATGCCGCTCGCGAGCATCACCGACCGGGATCTCGACGTCGCCTCGGACGGCACGTTCCGCTTCACGGTCGGCCCCGAGCCCGAGAGCCCGGTCCACATGGTCGCGAAGCCGGGTGTGCTCACCCTCGGCATCCGGGACATGCTCGCCGACTGGAGCGGCCAGGTGCCGTGCGCGTTGGAGCTGCGCCCGCTGGACGCCGTCACGCCCCGGGAGTTCACCGACGAGGACATCCTGCGGGCGACGTACAAGGACCTGCCGCCGTACGTCGCGTTCTGGTCGGGGTTCCCGGAGGTCTGGTTCGGCGGTCTCAAGGGCAACGTGATCAGCCCGGGTCACACCCGGACCGGCAGCCTCGCCGGGTTCACGGTCGCGATCGGCTACGATCTCGCGCCCGACGAGGCGGTCGTCGTCACCATGGACCCGACCCGCGCCGCGTACA is from Yinghuangia sp. ASG 101 and encodes:
- a CDS encoding LLM class F420-dependent oxidoreductase, which produces MRFIYHYPEPSGPDGDVLDAGPLHEVAAAAERAGFDGISLSEHPVPGLRWLTTTGHQTLDPFAGLAYAAAATTRLRLHTNLVVAPYRNPFLLAKAAATVDKLSGGRLVLGLGAGYHKSEFHALGVDMDERNALFDEVLDVLPLHWSGEPFGYRGRHFEARDVVARPRPVQDPIPIWIGGNSMLSRRRVAERAQGWMPMIGSSRLSTATRTATIGSVAELAGLITEVRDAAAAAGRTDTIDVQCAYRDQSVHTPTAEPDRHREALAGMEKAGVTAVVISKPTRSPAATFEFLEAFGATYLS